Proteins encoded together in one uncultured Desulfosarcina sp. window:
- a CDS encoding haloacid dehalogenase: MIDPAVLAFDIDGVIADTMHLFLDILADHYDVHTVRYEDITNYQLDQCLDLDEDTLQGAIARILEGRYRAELKPYPGSGAVLRRIAETTGRVLMVTARPDPGPIADWMDRLLDGQHHRAQIVATGSFEAKTDVLLQNGVRWFVEDRLDTCHLLKAAGIAPVVFSQPWNREPHDYLQVASWPELEGRIDYP; this comes from the coding sequence ATGATCGATCCGGCAGTTTTGGCTTTTGACATCGACGGCGTTATCGCCGACACCATGCACCTTTTTCTGGACATCCTGGCCGACCATTACGATGTCCATACGGTGCGATACGAAGACATCACCAACTACCAACTGGATCAATGCCTGGACCTGGACGAGGATACCCTCCAAGGGGCCATTGCCCGCATCCTGGAGGGCCGCTACCGGGCCGAGCTGAAACCTTATCCCGGGTCAGGGGCAGTGCTCAGGCGTATTGCCGAAACCACGGGCCGGGTGCTGATGGTAACGGCCCGTCCCGATCCTGGCCCCATCGCCGATTGGATGGACCGCTTGCTCGACGGGCAGCACCACCGGGCACAGATCGTCGCCACCGGTTCCTTCGAGGCCAAAACCGATGTGCTGCTTCAAAACGGCGTGCGCTGGTTCGTGGAGGACCGCCTGGATACCTGCCATTTGCTCAAGGCTGCCGGCATAGCGCCCGTCGTTTTCTCCCAGCCCTGGAACCGGGAACCCCACGATTACCTGCAGGTGGCGTCCTGGCCGGAACTCGAAGGGCGAATCGACTACCCATGA
- a CDS encoding tyrosine recombinase XerC, producing MNRPGLEEQIDLFLQALAAEKGYSANTIRAYGHDLNEFADYAAGSAGEGDKEASRSIPVDKIDSLTVRGYLGMLHRKNEKATIARKLSALRSFFRHLVRHRLTDEDPTATILTPKHIRRMPSYLSVDDMFRLLDRTTEDTLLGRRNRALFEVLYGSGIRVSELTGLNVFDVDFASGCLRVVGKGSKERIVPVGEKALARIRDYRETLLEKTGIDMQTDGPLFLNKNRGRLSTRSVARILEDLVRKCSLAVPISPHGIRHSFATHMLDAGADLRTVQELLGHKSLSTTQKYTHVSIDRLMAAYDRAHPRR from the coding sequence ATGAACAGGCCCGGACTGGAAGAACAGATCGATCTTTTTCTCCAGGCTCTGGCCGCGGAGAAAGGGTACTCGGCCAATACCATCCGGGCCTATGGCCACGATCTCAACGAATTTGCCGACTATGCCGCCGGGTCGGCGGGTGAGGGCGATAAAGAAGCCTCCCGGTCCATTCCCGTCGATAAAATCGACAGCCTGACGGTGCGCGGATACCTGGGGATGCTGCACCGCAAAAACGAGAAGGCCACCATCGCCCGCAAGCTGTCTGCCCTGCGATCCTTTTTTCGCCACCTGGTGCGGCACCGGTTGACGGACGAAGACCCCACGGCGACGATCCTGACGCCCAAGCACATCCGGCGGATGCCGTCCTACCTGTCCGTGGACGACATGTTCCGTCTGCTGGACCGCACCACTGAGGATACCCTGCTGGGGCGGCGCAACCGGGCCCTGTTCGAGGTCCTTTACGGATCGGGTATCCGCGTATCCGAGTTGACCGGGCTCAACGTCTTCGACGTGGATTTTGCCAGCGGCTGCCTGCGGGTGGTCGGCAAGGGCAGCAAGGAGCGTATCGTGCCGGTGGGAGAAAAGGCCCTGGCGCGTATCCGGGACTATCGGGAGACGTTGCTGGAGAAAACCGGAATCGACATGCAGACCGACGGTCCGCTGTTTCTCAACAAGAACAGGGGGCGGCTCAGCACCCGCTCCGTGGCCCGGATTCTGGAGGACCTGGTGCGCAAGTGCAGCCTGGCGGTGCCTATATCGCCCCACGGGATCCGGCACAGTTTCGCCACCCACATGCTCGACGCGGGGGCGGACCTGAGAACCGTTCAGGAGCTGCTGGGCCACAAGAGCCTGTCGACCACCCAGAAGTACACCCATGTGAGTATTGACCGGCTGATGGCGGCGTACGACCGGGCGCATCCGCGGCGTTAG